In the Oncorhynchus gorbuscha isolate QuinsamMale2020 ecotype Even-year linkage group LG05, OgorEven_v1.0, whole genome shotgun sequence genome, one interval contains:
- the LOC124035719 gene encoding DNA-binding protein RFX7-like isoform X2 produces the protein MTEDQQQHDQHPKLGSGISTLPSLVPGLQGTEASALQLKIKNSICKSVQSKVDNILQDVETFTDIEKLYLYLKLPSGPSNSEKRTERGSASPGELSCDQSSMSSSRTQQMHAFNWIRSHLEEHPETSLPKQEVYDEYKSYCDNLCYHPLSAADFGKIMKNVFPNMKARRLGMRGKSKYCYSGLRKKAFVHMPALPNLELHKTGDGCEVLEASGQLCSADEEVRSAACGLVCEWAQKVLSRQFDAVEDLARFLLNSHYIGTKSVAALTVMTGTPTGVKTPLPSTAFAPTAEAHSFQSQVKTLPSPSIDAKQQLQRKIQKKQQEQMLHSPLPGEAQSRRADGGTPGVGSITCRSPALLSPHPTIGIMVAAVPSPITVQRSRQLMSPSPVGTSEGKILPVNFQVLTQSMQPVKCPKTPQNIPASPVGDRSARHRYAQILPKPSATSAITLRSPPTLLITNSPIKTVMQPTPHISSVNVVKMTTISLAPNCSTTTTLTNTTLRPASAGMGSTVALEESRPSPRARSGSAAPILSPLARSGWATTTPTIDIKMIEGETISEGSPALGASRLTMSQEAAGGQRAGGAVPRAASVPMPHTKGSLGLEAMAGTNCNGKSSLCNNTVAATAGSNNDTNNESTLYLTVSNQNTSTTLSPNGGTVATSLIASKSPRKRTGVGPESYPTPVKRVFISQQPLGGSDGYRHGIGAGVKKLPRAGTPVRPESAPAIGKVTVKLNSTVPTRILSLSDSPIGTRGFQTVVKPQSSVQRRDTPITMDTSSIGNVSAPAGHARIQHQQHMTGNMQAMPNSSALLEQSAVSDLRNTMWVGGQLEGGKQQQQQAYAQQITDHKQASTQVMEPLAMMGQAPASSQLSMQTDMDYFHFNDDDMTQDSIVEELVQMEEQMKLNSSLQAFGADVTLQGHQSVMQGNMMSSNQTMTPYYQSVHSSTTPVQTPTPTPTPTSTSEMMGGGQGLTRESPCSHMAPTTPVDSALGSSRHTPIGTPHSNCSGSVPPSPVECRNPFAFTPINSSITGYHDGSIVSSSPVKPMQRPMATHPDKAKLEWMNNGYNKSGGNSINGISILPSYQDLVDDHFRKPHAFAIPGQSYQSQTRHHDGHYGRLTPISPVQQQAASMANLNKQESFAVPAPLDNKTTSTSSAGGTFRCRSVSPAVCQRNLSGNQSGNIPRTVVSPFTSPVTPEMINIFANSHGDVSSMAQRSQSVPVNVMMQTEVPPTQGQTNSKKITNVLLSKMDGDSDDAVRGLGINNLPSNYTARMNLTHILETTPSFPRSANHQTLMTSNTQNAYEFQKPGYLMKNSRNEQMILSAGDSQAQSATGEQQHQQSQPMLLAQNLQQQQQQLQLDFSTTVKDLLADGSLTPGNQLVGQVSELNPVGSDFRLTSDLSSSINDLNNLDTNLLFDPNQQQGQYEDSTLEELKNDPLFQQICSETANSNGFDWLESKDQPTVGLMG, from the exons gAGCTATTGTGACAATCTCTGCTACCACCCACTGAGTGCGGCGGACTTTGGAAAGATCATGAAAAATGTATTTCCAAACATGAAGGCACGTCGACTTGGCATGAGAGGCAAATCAAA ATACTGCTATAGTGGACTGAGGAAGAAAGCCTTTGTCCACATGCCAGCTTTACCCAACCTGGAGTTACATAAAACAGGGGACGGG TGTGAGGTGCTGGAGGCCTCAGGTCAGCTGTGCAGTGCGGACGAGGAGGTGCGCTCTGCGGCCTGTGGCCTGGTGTGTGAATGGGCCCAGAAGGTGCTGAGCCGCCAGTTTGATGCTGTGGAGGACCTGGCTCGCTTCCTCCTCAACAGCCACTATATCGGCACCAAGTCTGTGGCAGCCCTCACGGTCATGACTGGTACACCAACAG GAGTTAAAACGCCACTGCCATCCACAGCATTCGCACCAACAGCTGAAGCCCACTCCTTCCAGTCCCAAGTGAAGACcctgccctctccctccatcGATGCCAAGCAGCAGCTCCAGCGGAAGATCCAGAAGAAGCAGCAGGAGCAGATGCTGCACTCCCCCCTCCCCGGAGAGGCTCAGTCTAGGCGGGCTGACGGGGGCACGCCTGGGGTCGGCTCCATTACCTGTAGAAGCCCAGCCCTGCTCTCCCCACATCCCACCATTGGCATTATGGTAGCTGCAGTCCCCAGCCCCATCACG GTACAAAGGAGCAGGCAGCTGATGTCCCCCAGTCCTGTGGGAACATCGGAGGGCAAGATTCTGCCTGTCAACTTCCAAGTGTTGACCCAGTCAATGCAGCCTGTCAAGTGTCCCAAGACCCCTCAGAATATCCCAGCCAGCCCTGTGGGGGACCGCTCTGCCCGCCACCGCTATGCCCAGATCCTGCCTAAACCCTCAGCCACCAGCGCCATCACCCTGCGCTCTCCCCCCACCCTACTCATCACCAACAGCCCCATCAAGACCGTGATGCAGCCCACACCCCACATCAGCTCTGTCAATGTGGTCAAGATGACCACCATATCCCTGGCTCCCAACTGCAGCACTACAACAACTTTAACAAACACCACCTTAAGGCCTGCCTCTGCTGGCATGGGCAGCACTGTAGCCCTGGAGGAGAGCAGACCCAGCCCACGGGCCAGGAGTGGCTCTGCAGCCCCCATCCTGTCCCCCTTAGCCAGGTCAGGCTGggccaccaccacccctaccatcGACATCAAGATGATTGAGGGTGAAACCATAAGTGAAGGCAGTCCGGCCCTGGGTGCTAGCAGGCTTACTATGAGTCAGGAAGCTGCAGGGGGCCAGAGGGCTGGAGGAGCTGTACCAAGGGCTGCCAGTGTGCCCATGCCTCACACTAAAGGCTCCCTGGGACTGGAGGCAATGGCTGGAACCAATTGCAATGGCAAGTCCTCTTTGTGCAACAACACTGTGGCAGCTACAGCTGGTAGCAATAATGACACCAATAACGAAAGTACTTTGTATTTGACGGTCTCCAATCAGAATACCAGCACCACTCTGTCACCCAATGGCGGTACTGTTGCCACATCACTCATCGCCTCCAAGAGCCCCAGGAAACGCACAGGCGTCGGCCCAGAGTCTTATCCCACGCCTGTCAAAAGGGTCTTCATCTCCCAGCAACCTCTTGGGGGCTCCGATGGTTACAGACATGGGATTGGTGCAGGAGTGAAGAAACTCCCCAGGGCAGGAACCCCGGTCAGACCTGAAAGTGCACCAGCCATTGGTAAAGTTACTGTGAAACTGAACTCCACTGTCCCAACTCGAATCCTGTCACTCTCTGATTCCCCCATCGGAACCAGAGGCTTCCAGACTGTTGTCAAGCCACAGAGCTCCGTGCAGAGAAGAGACACTCCGATCACCATGGACACTAGCAGCATCGGCAACGTTAGTGCCCCGGCTGGTCATGCACGAATTCAGCACCAGCAGCACATGACGGGTAACATGCAAGCCATGCCCAACAGCTCTGCCCTACTGGAGCAGTCTGCTGTGAGTGACCTGAGGAACACCATGTGGGTTGGGGGCCAGCTGGAGGGAGGtaagcaacaacagcagcaagccTACGCCCAGCAGATCACAGACCACAAGCAGGCATCCACACAGGTCATGGAGCCCCTGGCCATGATGGGCCAGGCCCCAGCCTCTAGCCAGCTCTCCATGCAGACAGACATGGACTACTTCCATTTCAATGATGACGATATGACCCAGGACAGCATTGTGGAGGAGCTGGTGCAGATGGAGGAGCAGATGAAGCTCAACAGCAGTCTGCAGGCCTTCGGAGCTGACGTGACGCTGCAAGGCCATCAGTCTGTAATGCAGGGCAACATGATGTCCTCCAACCAGACAATGACCCCTTACTACCAATCAGTACACAGCAGCACCACCCCTGTCCAAACTCCCACCCCTACCCCAACTCCCACATCCACCTCTGAGATGATGGGAGGAGGCCAGGGCCTGACTAGGGAGAGCCCCTGCTCCCACATGGCCCCCACCACCCCAGTGGACAGTGCCCTGGGGAGCAGCCGACACACCCCCATCGGCACTCCACACTCCAACTGCAGCGGCAGCGTGCCCCCCAGCCCTGTGGAGTGCAGGAACCCCTTTGCCTTCACTCCCATTAACTCCAGCATTACAGGCTACCACGACGGCAGCATTGTCTCCAGCAGCCCCGTCAAGCCCATGCAGAGGCCCATGGCTACTCACCCAGACAAGGCCAAACTGGAGTGGATGAACAATGGTTACAACAAAAGCGGGGGGAACTCCATCAACGGCATCAGTATCCTCCCCAGCTATCAGGACCTGGTCGACGACCACTTCCGAAAGCCCCATGCCTTCGCCATCCCTGGCCAGTCCTATCAGTCTCAGACGAGGCACCACGACGGACACTACGGCCGCCTGACACCCATCTCTCCGGTGCAGCAGCAGGCAGCCAGTATGGCCAACCTGAACAAGCAGGAGAGCTTTGCTGTGCCCGCCCCTCTGGACAACAAGACCACCAGTACATCTTCAGCAGGCGGGACCTTCCGCTGTCGTAGTGTAAGCCCTGCCGTGTGCCAGCGAAACCTGAGTGGCAACCAGAGTGGCAACATCCCCCGAACAGTGGTgtcccccttcacctcccccgTGACCCCCGAGATGATCAACATCTTCGCCAACAGCCATGGGGATGTCAGCAGCATGGCACAGAGGAGCCAGTCTGTGCCTGTTAACGTGATGATGCAGACGGAGGTGCCGCCCACGCAGGGCCAGACCAACAGCAAAAAGATCACCAACGTGCTCCTGAGCAAGATGGACGGGGACAGTGACGACGCGGTGCGGGGCCTGGGTATCAACAACCTTCCGTCCAACTACACAGCCCGCATGAACCTCACCCACATCTTAGAAACCACTCCCAGCTTCCCCAGAAGTGCCAACCATCAGACTCTGATGACTTCCAACACTCAGAATGCGTACGAGTTTCAGAAGCCTGGTTACCTCATGAAGAACTCTAGGAACGAACAGATGATTCTCTCAGCAGGTGACAGCCAAGCACAATCGGCTACTGGAGAACAGCAGCATCAGCAGAGCCAGCCTATGCTGCTGGCCCAGAAccttcagcagcaacaacaacagctgcAGCTAGATTTCAGCACCACCGTTAAAGACCTCTTAGCGGACGGCAGCCTTACTCCTGGCAATCAGCTTGTGGGACAGGTGTCAGAACTCAACCCTGTGGGGTCTGATTTTCGACTGACCTCTGATCTTTCCAGTAGCATCAATGACCTGAACAATTTGGACACAAACCTTCTGTTTGACCCCAATCAGCAGCAGGGACAATATGAAGACTCTACACTGGAAGAACTGAAGAATGATCCGCTGTTCCAGCAGATTTGCAGCGAGACTGCGAATTCCAATGGATTTGATTGGCTGGAAAGTAAAGACCAGCCCACAGTTGGGTTAATGGGTTAA
- the LOC124035719 gene encoding DNA-binding protein RFX7-like isoform X1, with translation MTEDQQQHDQHPKLGSGISTLPSLVPGLQGTEASALQLKIKNSICKSVQSKVDNILQDVETFTDIEKLYLYLKLPSGPSNSEKRTERGSASPGELSCSDQSSMSSSRTQQMHAFNWIRSHLEEHPETSLPKQEVYDEYKSYCDNLCYHPLSAADFGKIMKNVFPNMKARRLGMRGKSKYCYSGLRKKAFVHMPALPNLELHKTGDGCEVLEASGQLCSADEEVRSAACGLVCEWAQKVLSRQFDAVEDLARFLLNSHYIGTKSVAALTVMTGTPTGVKTPLPSTAFAPTAEAHSFQSQVKTLPSPSIDAKQQLQRKIQKKQQEQMLHSPLPGEAQSRRADGGTPGVGSITCRSPALLSPHPTIGIMVAAVPSPITVQRSRQLMSPSPVGTSEGKILPVNFQVLTQSMQPVKCPKTPQNIPASPVGDRSARHRYAQILPKPSATSAITLRSPPTLLITNSPIKTVMQPTPHISSVNVVKMTTISLAPNCSTTTTLTNTTLRPASAGMGSTVALEESRPSPRARSGSAAPILSPLARSGWATTTPTIDIKMIEGETISEGSPALGASRLTMSQEAAGGQRAGGAVPRAASVPMPHTKGSLGLEAMAGTNCNGKSSLCNNTVAATAGSNNDTNNESTLYLTVSNQNTSTTLSPNGGTVATSLIASKSPRKRTGVGPESYPTPVKRVFISQQPLGGSDGYRHGIGAGVKKLPRAGTPVRPESAPAIGKVTVKLNSTVPTRILSLSDSPIGTRGFQTVVKPQSSVQRRDTPITMDTSSIGNVSAPAGHARIQHQQHMTGNMQAMPNSSALLEQSAVSDLRNTMWVGGQLEGGKQQQQQAYAQQITDHKQASTQVMEPLAMMGQAPASSQLSMQTDMDYFHFNDDDMTQDSIVEELVQMEEQMKLNSSLQAFGADVTLQGHQSVMQGNMMSSNQTMTPYYQSVHSSTTPVQTPTPTPTPTSTSEMMGGGQGLTRESPCSHMAPTTPVDSALGSSRHTPIGTPHSNCSGSVPPSPVECRNPFAFTPINSSITGYHDGSIVSSSPVKPMQRPMATHPDKAKLEWMNNGYNKSGGNSINGISILPSYQDLVDDHFRKPHAFAIPGQSYQSQTRHHDGHYGRLTPISPVQQQAASMANLNKQESFAVPAPLDNKTTSTSSAGGTFRCRSVSPAVCQRNLSGNQSGNIPRTVVSPFTSPVTPEMINIFANSHGDVSSMAQRSQSVPVNVMMQTEVPPTQGQTNSKKITNVLLSKMDGDSDDAVRGLGINNLPSNYTARMNLTHILETTPSFPRSANHQTLMTSNTQNAYEFQKPGYLMKNSRNEQMILSAGDSQAQSATGEQQHQQSQPMLLAQNLQQQQQQLQLDFSTTVKDLLADGSLTPGNQLVGQVSELNPVGSDFRLTSDLSSSINDLNNLDTNLLFDPNQQQGQYEDSTLEELKNDPLFQQICSETANSNGFDWLESKDQPTVGLMG, from the exons gAGCTATTGTGACAATCTCTGCTACCACCCACTGAGTGCGGCGGACTTTGGAAAGATCATGAAAAATGTATTTCCAAACATGAAGGCACGTCGACTTGGCATGAGAGGCAAATCAAA ATACTGCTATAGTGGACTGAGGAAGAAAGCCTTTGTCCACATGCCAGCTTTACCCAACCTGGAGTTACATAAAACAGGGGACGGG TGTGAGGTGCTGGAGGCCTCAGGTCAGCTGTGCAGTGCGGACGAGGAGGTGCGCTCTGCGGCCTGTGGCCTGGTGTGTGAATGGGCCCAGAAGGTGCTGAGCCGCCAGTTTGATGCTGTGGAGGACCTGGCTCGCTTCCTCCTCAACAGCCACTATATCGGCACCAAGTCTGTGGCAGCCCTCACGGTCATGACTGGTACACCAACAG GAGTTAAAACGCCACTGCCATCCACAGCATTCGCACCAACAGCTGAAGCCCACTCCTTCCAGTCCCAAGTGAAGACcctgccctctccctccatcGATGCCAAGCAGCAGCTCCAGCGGAAGATCCAGAAGAAGCAGCAGGAGCAGATGCTGCACTCCCCCCTCCCCGGAGAGGCTCAGTCTAGGCGGGCTGACGGGGGCACGCCTGGGGTCGGCTCCATTACCTGTAGAAGCCCAGCCCTGCTCTCCCCACATCCCACCATTGGCATTATGGTAGCTGCAGTCCCCAGCCCCATCACG GTACAAAGGAGCAGGCAGCTGATGTCCCCCAGTCCTGTGGGAACATCGGAGGGCAAGATTCTGCCTGTCAACTTCCAAGTGTTGACCCAGTCAATGCAGCCTGTCAAGTGTCCCAAGACCCCTCAGAATATCCCAGCCAGCCCTGTGGGGGACCGCTCTGCCCGCCACCGCTATGCCCAGATCCTGCCTAAACCCTCAGCCACCAGCGCCATCACCCTGCGCTCTCCCCCCACCCTACTCATCACCAACAGCCCCATCAAGACCGTGATGCAGCCCACACCCCACATCAGCTCTGTCAATGTGGTCAAGATGACCACCATATCCCTGGCTCCCAACTGCAGCACTACAACAACTTTAACAAACACCACCTTAAGGCCTGCCTCTGCTGGCATGGGCAGCACTGTAGCCCTGGAGGAGAGCAGACCCAGCCCACGGGCCAGGAGTGGCTCTGCAGCCCCCATCCTGTCCCCCTTAGCCAGGTCAGGCTGggccaccaccacccctaccatcGACATCAAGATGATTGAGGGTGAAACCATAAGTGAAGGCAGTCCGGCCCTGGGTGCTAGCAGGCTTACTATGAGTCAGGAAGCTGCAGGGGGCCAGAGGGCTGGAGGAGCTGTACCAAGGGCTGCCAGTGTGCCCATGCCTCACACTAAAGGCTCCCTGGGACTGGAGGCAATGGCTGGAACCAATTGCAATGGCAAGTCCTCTTTGTGCAACAACACTGTGGCAGCTACAGCTGGTAGCAATAATGACACCAATAACGAAAGTACTTTGTATTTGACGGTCTCCAATCAGAATACCAGCACCACTCTGTCACCCAATGGCGGTACTGTTGCCACATCACTCATCGCCTCCAAGAGCCCCAGGAAACGCACAGGCGTCGGCCCAGAGTCTTATCCCACGCCTGTCAAAAGGGTCTTCATCTCCCAGCAACCTCTTGGGGGCTCCGATGGTTACAGACATGGGATTGGTGCAGGAGTGAAGAAACTCCCCAGGGCAGGAACCCCGGTCAGACCTGAAAGTGCACCAGCCATTGGTAAAGTTACTGTGAAACTGAACTCCACTGTCCCAACTCGAATCCTGTCACTCTCTGATTCCCCCATCGGAACCAGAGGCTTCCAGACTGTTGTCAAGCCACAGAGCTCCGTGCAGAGAAGAGACACTCCGATCACCATGGACACTAGCAGCATCGGCAACGTTAGTGCCCCGGCTGGTCATGCACGAATTCAGCACCAGCAGCACATGACGGGTAACATGCAAGCCATGCCCAACAGCTCTGCCCTACTGGAGCAGTCTGCTGTGAGTGACCTGAGGAACACCATGTGGGTTGGGGGCCAGCTGGAGGGAGGtaagcaacaacagcagcaagccTACGCCCAGCAGATCACAGACCACAAGCAGGCATCCACACAGGTCATGGAGCCCCTGGCCATGATGGGCCAGGCCCCAGCCTCTAGCCAGCTCTCCATGCAGACAGACATGGACTACTTCCATTTCAATGATGACGATATGACCCAGGACAGCATTGTGGAGGAGCTGGTGCAGATGGAGGAGCAGATGAAGCTCAACAGCAGTCTGCAGGCCTTCGGAGCTGACGTGACGCTGCAAGGCCATCAGTCTGTAATGCAGGGCAACATGATGTCCTCCAACCAGACAATGACCCCTTACTACCAATCAGTACACAGCAGCACCACCCCTGTCCAAACTCCCACCCCTACCCCAACTCCCACATCCACCTCTGAGATGATGGGAGGAGGCCAGGGCCTGACTAGGGAGAGCCCCTGCTCCCACATGGCCCCCACCACCCCAGTGGACAGTGCCCTGGGGAGCAGCCGACACACCCCCATCGGCACTCCACACTCCAACTGCAGCGGCAGCGTGCCCCCCAGCCCTGTGGAGTGCAGGAACCCCTTTGCCTTCACTCCCATTAACTCCAGCATTACAGGCTACCACGACGGCAGCATTGTCTCCAGCAGCCCCGTCAAGCCCATGCAGAGGCCCATGGCTACTCACCCAGACAAGGCCAAACTGGAGTGGATGAACAATGGTTACAACAAAAGCGGGGGGAACTCCATCAACGGCATCAGTATCCTCCCCAGCTATCAGGACCTGGTCGACGACCACTTCCGAAAGCCCCATGCCTTCGCCATCCCTGGCCAGTCCTATCAGTCTCAGACGAGGCACCACGACGGACACTACGGCCGCCTGACACCCATCTCTCCGGTGCAGCAGCAGGCAGCCAGTATGGCCAACCTGAACAAGCAGGAGAGCTTTGCTGTGCCCGCCCCTCTGGACAACAAGACCACCAGTACATCTTCAGCAGGCGGGACCTTCCGCTGTCGTAGTGTAAGCCCTGCCGTGTGCCAGCGAAACCTGAGTGGCAACCAGAGTGGCAACATCCCCCGAACAGTGGTgtcccccttcacctcccccgTGACCCCCGAGATGATCAACATCTTCGCCAACAGCCATGGGGATGTCAGCAGCATGGCACAGAGGAGCCAGTCTGTGCCTGTTAACGTGATGATGCAGACGGAGGTGCCGCCCACGCAGGGCCAGACCAACAGCAAAAAGATCACCAACGTGCTCCTGAGCAAGATGGACGGGGACAGTGACGACGCGGTGCGGGGCCTGGGTATCAACAACCTTCCGTCCAACTACACAGCCCGCATGAACCTCACCCACATCTTAGAAACCACTCCCAGCTTCCCCAGAAGTGCCAACCATCAGACTCTGATGACTTCCAACACTCAGAATGCGTACGAGTTTCAGAAGCCTGGTTACCTCATGAAGAACTCTAGGAACGAACAGATGATTCTCTCAGCAGGTGACAGCCAAGCACAATCGGCTACTGGAGAACAGCAGCATCAGCAGAGCCAGCCTATGCTGCTGGCCCAGAAccttcagcagcaacaacaacagctgcAGCTAGATTTCAGCACCACCGTTAAAGACCTCTTAGCGGACGGCAGCCTTACTCCTGGCAATCAGCTTGTGGGACAGGTGTCAGAACTCAACCCTGTGGGGTCTGATTTTCGACTGACCTCTGATCTTTCCAGTAGCATCAATGACCTGAACAATTTGGACACAAACCTTCTGTTTGACCCCAATCAGCAGCAGGGACAATATGAAGACTCTACACTGGAAGAACTGAAGAATGATCCGCTGTTCCAGCAGATTTGCAGCGAGACTGCGAATTCCAATGGATTTGATTGGCTGGAAAGTAAAGACCAGCCCACAGTTGGGTTAATGGGTTAA